In Nicotiana tabacum cultivar K326 chromosome 10, ASM71507v2, whole genome shotgun sequence, the DNA window acttccagcatattatgctagaactccagcacattatgctagaactccagcacacgaaaaattccagcataaatatactggagattggagcatctGTGCATGAACttttagcatattatgctggaccagtatattatgctggaactccagtatattatgttggaagttcacatataaaaaatttaaactccagtatattatgctggaatatttttcgaattttgaacaccattttcgttcaaatttatctttatataaaaaatgactatatttcgattacttttaaaattataactatttttcagttaccacttgtaaatctaacTATTTTTTACTTTTACCCGCTATTCTTACTAGCATAGCATTGCATATAAACTCCCACCACGTCTTGTGCTGGCGGCTTTTGGAAAACGGGACCCAGATGATGCAATCAACTAACTGAGAGGCGCGGTGATAGTGGCGGTGGGAAGGCCATCATCACGCATTTGGAGCATGGGTAGGCACCTGTCTATTTAAACTCCTCCGTCTTCAACTTCTTTTGCAGAACTACATCACATTTACTTCATATCAGTAGCAAAACTCTCCATTCCTCCCAATTTTTTCAGCTTCGAAAACCCTACGTCTTACTGTTGAGCTCCATTTTGAAGGTACTTTTCAAATTTATCAGTCTgtcatttatatttttttgttaaaatctgGAAGTATATTTGGTTTGTCAGAGACGGGCAGTGTCACTTGCATTCATTTAAGAGGTTTGGAACAATTTTACCGATCATTTCGCAATTAATTCTACCTTCTCTTTCtaactatgtatttttttttttatatttcagaAAGCACCTGTTAAAATTTTTGTTTGCTCATTGCTGCTAAACTTTTTTGTTGAATTGTGTAAACTAAACTGTCCTTTTTAAATTCCATCACCTATTCAACATGCCAGATGCTTTGGGTTAGAATTTCACCATCGTCCATTACAGaaactataaaaataaaataaaaaaattcacgTCAACACCTGAGAGGTGTGTTGCAGGCATAATTTAAATGAATAAAGTATGCCTTCTCTaaaattttatgatattaatcgacgcgtttcacataattcaattcaACAATATAGTCCTAGTTGTAATGGTTTTAAGCATCATGAAATGGGTAAGTTTCACTGCAGGAGCTTTAGTTCTTGCTTTTGCTAATTAATTACCACTTTCAATTAGCTTGGCGCAAAATTGTTAGCAGAAGTCATATAGGCATGCGAGTTTCTTTGCATTTCTAGCATGTTGTGTTTATCAGGTGCTTCATTAGAAAATTTGGCTGCAGAACTTGGGACTAAATTGATATCTTATGGAGCAAATGGTAGTTCAAAATGGTGTTAAAAAGGTACAGTTGCTTCCAGCGGAAAATGATGACCATGGAGGCGTTATAGTAGAACTAGAGGAGCATATGGACCCAAATATCTTTCATAACATGCTTAGAAGTTCGTTACATCAATGGAAGCTGCAGGTATATTGATCTTGTTACTCATATTAGGAGCAAAGATTTGCATGATTTTTCTGTTTACACGTGATAATATAGTCAATGAGAGCAGTGTGCTGGAATACTTGTGTAATATATGGTTGACTTTGCTTCcctttttctctttcaattcttttctaCTGGTTTGACATTTATTATTTTGCAGGGGAAAAAGGGCGTGTGGATTAAAATGCCCATTCAACTTGCAAATCTGGTTGAACCTGCAGTTAAGGTAATGTATTCTGTACTTTTTGTTGTGTAACAAGTGTATAATGTCCACTGGAACGCCTATGGATTTTATCATCAACTTGATTTGGATGTTATAGTTCAACTTGATAAATGAAGTTCATGGAATTCCAGCTAAGCCACTTCAATTTGTCATAGAATATGCAATTTTCAAATGTTTGTTTCGAACAAATGAAGTTGCAGTGAAACCCAAGCCATGGTAAAATGAAACAATGTCTTCTTGATCCAAATTGGAATTACTTAATTTTATTCTTTGGAATCTACAGCAGTAAAGTATTTACCAACCTTGTTTTCAGAAACTCAAAAGTCAAAGCTGCCGCTTATATCATCCTTTGGGTTGAGAAATCATATCTTATCTGTTCAGTCACGCTGATCCTAATCTTTAACGTTGGATGCAGGAAGGGTTTTGGTACCACCATGCAGAACCTCATTACCTGATGCTTGTGTATTGGATTCCTGAAACTGGGAATACAATCCCTGCAAATGCCTCACATCGAGTAGGTATTGGGGCTGTCATCTTGAATGAGAAAAGAGAGGTAATTAAAATCTGCTATAAATTCTGTTCTAGTAGTTACCCACATGGACATAATACTTCACTTAATCTGTATCTGTTCCAATTCTCAATATGATATTTCCCTCCTTGAATGTCAGACTTATGTTACCTAAAATGGTATATCATAGTCCCGATGCATCAAATTGCTTTTGAAGATGATCTAATGGTTTCTTTAAAGTCTGCCCGTTGTGATAGAGCTGGCGTTAGTGTCACTTCATGCATACAGACAATTTGGACACTACATTTCCTATTTGTCAAATCTTGATTCTCCATCTTACCGTTCTTAGGCAAAGGAGAGTGATTGTGAGTGCACTTGCCACTAAATAGCATGTAAAAAAAGTAAGAGCTATTTAGCATCATATTTGGTAAGTCCACTAACCTATTTTGCATATATCTCTATGTCTAACTAGATGTATTGGCCCTCTGTGGTAACTCTCCATGAACAAAGCATATCTTTATCATTAGAAACATCCCTCTTGTCTTGGACCACTATGCTTAAGCATATCGGAGGTAATTATTTCGTAGGTTCGCCATCCATTCTCTTAACTGCAAACTCTTGTTTTCAGCTGCTTGTTGTCCAAGAAAGTAGTGGCAGAATGAAGGGAACGGGGATTTGGAAGATCCCTACTGGTGTTGTTGAAGAGGTATGCTCAATGTTGAAGCTAAAGTCAGCTTTAAatacaagtcatatatcaacttGAAGTTTTAAACTGTGTTTAAGCTTTTGTCCTGCAGGGTGAGGATGTATTTGAAGCTGCAATAAGGGAAGTAAAAGAAGAAACAGGAGTAAGTATATCCTATAAACAACAGTAAAACATTCAACAGTCAAAGTTGACCTAAAATGCTACATATATAATGAATGAATCAATCAATGAATCTAAGTTTTCTGCCGTACATTTGACCGTTATTGTTTCTCTGAGATTATCTGGGTTTCTTTTGGTGTAGATTGATACTGAATTTCTGGAAGTTCTTGCATTCAGGTAGGAAATTCGTGCATTTCTTTGATTATTTGACCAAGTATGTATATCATTTCTTCATTTAGTGGCTAACCCATTGGCACTGGCAAAAGAACTGAATTGATTCAAGTTTAATGTGATATACCTTGGTTGTTTGTTTCACAAGGTTGTGGGTTTACTCATTGAGATATATTATGTGTAAAGAAAATGAAAGGCAGTGCCAGTGCAGGCAAATTTTGCATGATACTATTGCATCTCCTCCAAATTGACTATCTTGTTTTGTTTACCTAGGTTAACCACCTACCACGGTGAAAATCAAAAGATAGTTAACTACCTTTTGAAAAGAAAAGTTCAGAAGTTTTAATCTTTTTAAAGTTCTATAAGGCGTAACTTTAAAATGCATTGGAGGATTCATGTTTGATTAAATGGACTTATTGACTAGGAGGAGTATCTCAAGGATTGGtgtaaaatttattaatttttcagAACGTAGAATATGTTGGGGTCATGACATTTCTGTTGACAGGCAGATGCACAAGTCATTCTTTGGAAAGTCGGACTTATTCTTCATTTGCATGATGCACCCTCTTACGTTTAACTTACAAAAGCAAGATTTAGAAATTGAGGCAGTTCAGGTATTTCTAGTTTGTTTTATGGATTTGTTACAGTATTCTCAAATCCTATTTAACAAATGTTATGCGATATTACTGCGTTGCAGTGGATGTCACTAGAAGAGTATGCTGCTCAACCTTTTGTTCTGAAACATGGCATTTTCAAATACATCAAAGATCTGTGCTTGGCAAAGGCAGAAGGGAGTTACCTGGGGTTTACTCCTGTGCCGATTAaatcttattttgatgatcctatGAGTTACCTTTATTTCAATGAAGATGGTGTGGTCCAGGAAAACTCTGCAATTCATCCATGAAGAAACAGAGTGGGGCAATCACATTTGCCAGATTAACGGTATGACTTTTTCTATACCGCTCTATTCAGGTCTCATTTCATTCTAATACACTAGTAGCTCTCTAAACTAAAGTAGGATAAATGGTATTGGTAGCATAGATCTTCTGTTTTTCCTATAATTGCTTGTACACCGAAATAAAATGTATTTTCCAAGTCTTTGTATGCCTCATTTTACGCAGTGTATCCAATGAACCACAGCAAGCATACTTATTCCAATTTGCTTGcttcttctcttattctttgATCATCTAAATAGTAATTTCTCATGTAAAATTCTTACCTATGGAGCAAATACTTTGTTGGAGTGTTGTAATTGTATTCTTTTTCCAGAGTGTGTAGCTGTATTGACTACACTGAACGGAAGGAAAAAATAAAGGTAGAAGTGATGATGGGTTAACATTTGAGAAAAGGAAGCTTGTCCCTCGttggaaaaataaagaaaggtaGAAGTGCTTTTAAACACTTCTTGTCTTATTTGGTTGAATTATTTGAGGGATATTTGGAGGGAAACTAATTGTGGCTATATAGGAGTATTAATTTAACTTTAATCacctattttcttatttaattaaaaagtttttattaattattcaaaatgttttaatagttctattttaaatttaaataggTGACTATTAGTTCTAAAAGGTACCCGTTGATTCCAAGAGCTCCTAGAGGTATTATAAGTACCCGTTGTCTCTCCAAAAACTATATACATCAACAACTACAAAAAAATTTCTTCCTCTCTCTTTCAATTTTTTACAACTCATAAAGTTTGTTCTTGTAGAAAATTCAGATTAATTGCTGCTATTCGAATTTCGTTGGCTTTGTAAATTCTGGGAGAATTGTGCTACCATCCCTGCAGCAACGACGTGAGAGGCTTAAATTCTTTAAGAAAAGTGATATATTATCAAAGCCAATGTATTTCGTCCCCATATTCTGCAATATTTTTTCTAACAAATAATGTGATTTAAGATAGAGAGTTGCTCAGTGGCCTTAGGCAGCCTCTTCAAAATGTTCTTTAGATTTTTTAAAAAGCATTTTCTGACAAATGTTTTTGGGTAGTTCTTTCAAAGTTTCACTCGTTAGTTTTCACCCTTAGATTATCTTTTGTTTTTCACTTTAGACACATTTTGCAAATTAGAAAACTTTTTTTTTGGGAGCCATTTTTGTattttactccctccgttcacttttacttggcacgttttgacttttcatgccctttaagaaataataaatcaagtgcataatttaccatgatacccatattaattgatgcatattttatgggatttgagaaaatgatttgaaatgagtaataaatactgtgggtataacaggaaaaaaatTGTCTTCgcttgatatgcgtaaagtgacaagtaaaaatgaaaatttattttttagtacacatgtcaagtaaaagtgaatggaGGGAGTAGCTGTAATTGCCGGGGTTCGTGTGCGGGGGGGTTAGGGGGGGAGGGGTGTTTAGTTTTGGGCATAAATGATTCCTTTTACTATTTCCATTTTTCTAATGCAACGTAAACCAAAAGCACCTCTAAGCAACCCCTCCCCCCTCCCAACCCAACCCACACTCTCTCTTAGGAACCAATCGATTGGTTTGTGCCTCGTCGATGAACAAAAGCTTTAGTAGATGAGCTGATGAATCTGTAATGATTCATGAAATTTTGGAGAACCAACATTGGGGAATCCGAAGGTCAATCATTCCGCTGCTTTATAATTATGTACATTAAAGAGAACGGATTGAAGACTAAATACATATCCAACTTTGAACTATTGGGCATAAATACTGTGATAGGGGAGTAGGAGGCCATTCTAAATGCGGCTGTAGCCTGGTCCTCAGTGGGATCTACTTCTACAAGCAAGAGACACTGTTGGTCACAAAACCTGTTAACTGAATATTGAACTTGGTGACCTTATTTTGAGTCTCGGAATATTGCTTGTTGACTCCTCAGGGCTGATTTTCTTTAATCAGCAGTTAATAATTAGGCTTTTTAGATGACACTATAGTTATTTAGAAAGTACTATTAGATGAGTTGATCTTATTTCGAGCTTTATCATTATTTTGGACTAATAAGTTActtcctccgttcacttttacttgtctatTATTCTAAAAATACATTTCACATTTACTTGTCCACTTTCGCatattaagagaaaaataatttattttttctgttttgcCCTTAGCATTAATTACTTATTCCAAATCATTTTCCAAATTCATTAACACTATACaccaattaatatgagtatcatggtaaattatgtattttatttactatttctTACGGGTATATGCAAAGTCAATAGTGGActagtaaaagtgaacggagggagtactattttgaagtgaagaTGAATTCAATCTTTTTTGTTGGTATAACCATTTGTATTTGGAATCCATCAACTCAACTAATTAAATTTTTTGCTGCATAAGGCTCATTAAAAAAGTGCTCTCTATCACAGGAATTTTTGTATTTCTAGATTTAAACTGAAAAGTGGAGAGACTCGGGAACAATATATGGCACTCATTGTCAAGAAAAGGTCGATCAGTTATTAGTACTGCATTTTCGAGTTAGTGGGCCTTACCAACTTTATCATAAGTCAGTCCCTCACAGGGCTTCAAACGGTGCCTAACCCAACTGCTAATTCCATGGTCAAACATTGAAAGGCCAGAAATCTCTGGACAAGTGAGTCGATGCTCTAATTTCAATGACCATTTCTAGAAGGAATCTCAAATTTGAGTTTGAAACCTAGAGATCAGTGAGCCAATTAAAAAGTACTCCCCAAAATCATGGTAGCAATAAAATTCATCTCTTTCAGTTTCCGCAACCCCAATGCCCTCAACGAATTTAGAATTCCTCGATTTCTTAGGGTATGTTGGCAAAGGCACCAAGTAATTAGAATTGGTGTAATTAATAGGGTAATAATTATATAGCCTAGTAATTACATAGTTGTGTAATTACGACGACATGTTTATTTGTCATAATGTAATTATAGCGTAATTAAAAGTTTAttgtttggttgcacaagtgtaattacacagttagattaaattttaaatgaagtaattattaaaacttaaaagttaatataataaatatatgcctataaatttttataagtataaatgatattatatttggtatttaagatgtatatttttccgtgaatatacattaattagtaataatatatttataactaatattgtaaaaataatttatatatattttaaattaataatatttagtttagatacttacaaaaactaaaaatatatgttttgtaagaacattatggaattcatgtttgataaaataaattaatatttataaatataatgtcataacattattcaaatatttgacaaaactaatctatcaattctaactaaaaaaaTGATGAGCCAATACTAttaaaacaagtaaattggaactatgaatataacacaatttcaaaattcaaaaaaaaaaaatagtttaatatatgtcaaattccaacataataatagtaagttccactacaacttaagattaggaaacataataagtttataaTCACATTCAACCACGAAATTTCACTTTAATTGTATCACTCATTATATGTCAAGTTTGTTAATaactcattatttctaatattaggaggcgcagtttaaaaaaatagaataataaaataaataaaaataaaatacaagcaattacatggaatcacaagaagtaaagatagagaaataaaagataaataatatacaaagaaaaatatattttaaaatttcaaaagaacttgaaaagcaaaaataaaatttaaaaattaaaattataaagaaaataaattaaaataaaaacaaaaaggaaagaaactaaaaaaaacaaccttgtaattacacagtgtagttaccaccaattctcacctccccttgagaattggagagtgtaattacacTCCTCGAATTACACCAAATTACATGttgaccaagtaattacttggtcaaACAAACATGCCAAACTGTGTAATTACATCTAATTACACCCAAATTCATTTTCAAAGTGGCTTTCCAAACATGCTCTTAATGTAGCTTCAAGCAACTAAATTATTTTACGGGTTATTGTTGGTAAGTAAAAATTTATGTgtttttataaaatcttatcAAATTACCATGGTTAAGTTAATAAAgtgaaaatatatattaattgCTCATAATTAAGGGATAGAAGCCTATATACAAACACATACTATTGTGTATCTATTGATTTGATACAAAGACTAAGTGCGAGTAAATTTTTATAGTTATTGTTTAAACGTGATAAGCAatctagaaaataaaataaataggcGTAATATTTTACAACTTACAAAGGTTCAATATATACCTGAATAGATTCAATAGTCATCTTCTTGAATTGAGacaaaatctccaaaaaaatTGAGTAAAACCACTTCGGAATAATTGTATAACAGCgaaagaaaaatttaaagttatgaCTCAGAGTAAGATGGCAACGGAATTATATGAAAAGCTTATCATAAATTCATAAGTAATGGTTAACACGCAAACAAAGACTCGTATTACAGAATCAATTCCATCTCTGAATCAACTTAACACTTAACAGAGATAATCAAAGACACACTAACAAAGAAGAAAATGGTACAAAagcaaaaaagtaaaataaaaaataagcaaaagCACCATAAAGTCTGTTAGACAGTATAGAAACTTACACTAATACCGTTACAAATCCACTTATTTCACAATTAAGAGCCCCTAgagttaaacaaagaaaaataaaattaaaacctaaggAGAAACAGACATTTCTTTTTCAAAGAcctatgaaaataaaaataaaacttacATCAATAATTCGAAGGCAAACCATATACTAAAAACGGCGGTAAGCGATGCTCCAGCGTTGTACCTAACAGCACCGTTATCATCCGCGGTTGAATCGGCAGAATCATCACTAGGACCATCCGCCGGAGAATCCGCCGGTGAATCAGCGGAAGACTCAGGTGCCGGTGGCGACTTGTGTTTATCCTTAGAGTGCTTAGGAGATTCAGCGTCGGCCTCCGGTGCCGGCGCCGGCGCCGGAGTAGGAGCAGCCTTGAACAATTCCTTTGGCAACAACACCTTATCAAGCGAAAATATCGCCAGCGGCTGTTCATCAACCAAAGTCCCCGTGATCTTCGCAGTCACAACCTTCGTCTTCAGTGTAACATCTTCGCCGTTATTTTGAACGGTAAAATCGTACTTCTTAGCGCCGTCTGTAGCTAACGTGTTCATAACGCCGTTATTAGATTTCAAACTCGATATCGATTGATAAATAGGAACTCCGTGATACTCGAGCAGTGACTGCTTCCCTTCCGCGGTTAAATTCTTAAACTTAGGTAAAAAATTCTTCATTGCGTCATCTCCAGGGCAAAATATCGTTAATCCGCCATCAACATTGTCCTCAAAAGTCTTTTCAGCAGGAGAAGCTAAAAGCGTCTCGGCAAAAACTTTGCAGCCGTGAGCAGACATTAGTGAAGTGAGATTCATATGACTTGGTCCTGGAGTCGGAGCTTCAGCTTCGGCTGAGGGCAAAATCGTACTTATTTGGATAACGGAGATGTTATAAGGAATCTCCTCTACGGATTTAACAAATTTGGCGGGAGGAGGGCCGTCGTAATCGGCGGGGCTAAAAACGACTTTTCCTCCTTTTACATTAGTGATATTAACGAAGCCGGATGAACCGGAAGCCGAGCCAGTGGCTTGGAACATAGTGGCAGCAAGTGCAGTGCCGTTAGTGATCTGGTGAAGCTTTTTGGCGCCGAAGTAATCGAGAAGCACGTGAAATGAGAGCACGTTTTTCATGGCGTAAATGGAAAGGTGCTTGGAGAGTAGATCTGACATGCCGGCATTATCAACGGCGAAGACGGTGA includes these proteins:
- the LOC107798162 gene encoding nudix hydrolase 10; translated protein: MEQMVVQNGVKKVQLLPAENDDHGGVIVELEEHMDPNIFHNMLRSSLHQWKLQGKKGVWIKMPIQLANLVEPAVKEGFWYHHAEPHYLMLVYWIPETGNTIPANASHRVGIGAVILNEKRELLVVQESSGRMKGTGIWKIPTGVVEEGEDVFEAAIREVKEETGIDTEFLEVLAFRQMHKSFFGKSDLFFICMMHPLTFNLQKQDLEIEAVQWMSLEEYAAQPFVLKHGIFKYIKDLCLAKAEGSYLGFTPVPIKSYFDDPMSYLYFNEDGVVQENSAIHP
- the LOC107798150 gene encoding fasciclin-like arabinogalactan protein 1: MQLLSSAAVGFSLALLLCATEAHDITRILAKHPQFSTFNHYLTTTHLANEINRRQTITVFAVDNAGMSDLLSKHLSIYAMKNVLSFHVLLDYFGAKKLHQITNGTALAATMFQATGSASGSSGFVNITNVKGGKVVFSPADYDGPPPAKFVKSVEEIPYNISVIQISTILPSAEAEAPTPGPSHMNLTSLMSAHGCKVFAETLLASPAEKTFEDNVDGGLTIFCPGDDAMKNFLPKFKNLTAEGKQSLLEYHGVPIYQSISSLKSNNGVMNTLATDGAKKYDFTVQNNGEDVTLKTKVVTAKITGTLVDEQPLAIFSLDKVLLPKELFKAAPTPAPAPAPEADAESPKHSKDKHKSPPAPESSADSPADSPADGPSDDSADSTADDNGAVRYNAGASLTAVFSIWFAFELLM